One Mercenaria mercenaria strain notata chromosome 12, MADL_Memer_1, whole genome shotgun sequence DNA segment encodes these proteins:
- the LOC123561662 gene encoding galactose-3-O-sulfotransferase 2-like codes for MIGKQKRKGITKWLAISILLALVSVTTILQAYSFLGVSTRIASTHKYIKSHITNRKQNTSMVTENASIQNDNIFKYLEVKPVKSTSTRNIFTYNIPEYNTKSVNITPKALSNTSQKKITHIGFLKVHKAGSTTMQNIFFRFGLKYNLTFVLPEKGHYFLSTKSAMPVAPGNHRDILACHSVYSRNLFGSVLPEDTVNIGIIREPLERMISAAYYYRDVWKSPLLVKVPRLNFIHNLVNRPHLYELKPFTKTKNAMGQDFGFSPTTSINDTDYIKKHLDLLKKDFKQVLVMERFEESLILMKRTLNWDLADVIYLKTNSHAHQPVILTPYELDKFKSTCFLDYAVYETFYEIFDKKIAAEGPDFINEVEHFKSVLQLVKDFCELGTRKLLKIAQSAWNEPFEVTKQDCLYMQMKELKFVEFLKRRHRELNIMYDLMKNYDRNDVLRAQRFMSKRTRPVHHMWKTI; via the exons atgattggaaaacaaaaaagaaagggAATTACCAAATG GTTGGCAATATCGATTTTACTGGCTCTGGTTTCTGTGACAACCATTTTACAGGCATATTCGTTTCTTGGTGTCTCCACAAGGATTGCTTCGACACACAAGTATATAAAAAGTCATATAACTAATCGAAAACAGAATACAAGTATGGTCACAGAAAATGCATCGattcaaaatgataatatttttaagTATCTAGAAGTTAAACCAGTAAAATCTACATCGACGAGGAATATATTCACGTATAACATCCCAGAATACAACACAAAAAGTGTAAACATTACACCAAAAGCGTTGTCGAATACATCGCAAAAGAAAATAACTCATATTGGATTTTTAAAAGTCCATAAGGCCGGTTCAACAACTATGCAAAATATCTTCTTCCGGTTCGGTCTAAAGTATAATTTAACATTTGTTCTACCAGAAAAAGGACACTACTTCCTTAGTACAAAGTCAGCAATGCCAGTGGCACCTGGAAACCATCGCGATATTTTGGCTTGCCATTCTGTATACAGCCGGAATTTGTTTGGATCAGTGCTTCCGGAAGATACGGTAAATATCGGAATCATTCGGGAACCCTTGGAACGTATGATAAGTGCCGCGTATTATTACAGGGACGTGTGGAAATCTCCATTACTTGTTAAAGTTCCTAGATTAAACTTCATTCACAATCTTGTCAATCGGCCACATCTATATGAATTGAAACCGTTTACTAAAACAAAAAACGCAATGGGACAAGATTTCGGGTTTTCTCCCACAACTTCAATTAACGATACGGACTATATTAAAAAGCATCTtgatttgttgaaaaaagactttAAACAGGTCCTTGTAATGGAAAGATTTGAAGAATCTCTTATACTTATGAAAAGAACTTTGAACTGGGATCTAGCAGAcgtcatttatttaaaaacaaacagtcACGCCCATCAGCCCGTTATATTAACTCCTTATGAACTTGATAAATTTAAATCCACGTGTTTCCTAGATTACGCTGTATATGAAACATTTTacgaaatttttgataaaaaaatagcGGCTGAAGGTCCTGACTTTATAAATGAAGTGGAACATTTTAAATCAGTGCTTCAGTTAGTAAAAGATTTCTGCGAATTGGGAACAAGAAAACTCCTGAAAATAGCCCAGTCTGCATGGAACGAACCTTTTGAAGTAACAAAACAGGATTGTCTATATATGCAAATGAAGGAATTAAAATTTGTTGAGTTTCTTAAAAGACGACATAGAGAATTAAATATCATGTACGACCTTATGAAGAATTACGATAGAAATGATGTTTTACGGGCTCAAAGATTTATGTCAAAACGAACACGGCCCGTACATCACATGTGGAAAACCATTTGA